One window from the genome of Terriglobia bacterium encodes:
- a CDS encoding secondary thiamine-phosphate synthase enzyme YjbQ, with product MPATTLIISTTRNKQIVDITGPIERYLATTGIHQGLCNIFAAHTTASLTTGEVTEGTDEDLSETLGRMIPKISFRHEHNPTHAPDHMISSILGPSLTIPFREGKLRLGAWQSVLLVERNGPRERDLVVTVVPA from the coding sequence ATGCCGGCAACGACCCTTATCATATCCACCACCAGGAACAAACAAATCGTCGATATCACCGGCCCGATTGAGCGCTACCTGGCGACGACAGGTATCCATCAAGGCCTGTGCAACATCTTTGCCGCGCACACCACGGCGTCCCTTACGACGGGCGAAGTAACTGAAGGGACCGACGAAGATCTATCCGAGACCCTGGGGCGCATGATCCCCAAGATCAGTTTCCGCCACGAACACAATCCCACGCACGCTCCGGATCACATGATTTCGTCGATTCTCGGACCGAGCCTCACCATCCCCTTCCGCGAAGGAAAGCTGAGACTGGGCGCGTGGCAGAGCGTCCTGCTCGTCGAACGGAACGGACCGCGTGAACGCGACCTTGTGGTGACGGTCGTGCCCGCATGA
- a CDS encoding amino acid decarboxylase: MEQALSDHADMTDMEFRAALARVTEWVSAYRKNVGSMPVLSRISQGEVERALPPEAPRFGEPVEMWLKDLEEIILPGITHWNHPGFMAYFGITGSAPGILGELVSGAINSNGMLWKTCPALTELEQVVMRWFASAIGLPAAWFGMITDTASTSTLVALAAAREATGLQVREDGLSGKPPLVLYCSEEAHSSVDKAGLVLGVGMQGIRRIPGDSAFRMQVDALEAAIQKDLAERRHPFAVVATVGTTSATAVDPVTEIAALCRRFRLWLHVDAAYAGSSAVAPEFRWVLHGCERADSLVVNPHKWLFTPVDCSVLFTSRPEIFRNAFSLVPEYLKTDARGGVDLMDYSFQLGRRFRAIKLWFVFRYFGTEGLAARIREHVRLAQMLASWVDAHPVLERLAPSPFSVVCFRVHPPDMNDEDALENLNADVLARVNASGEVFLSHTRLKGRYCLRVAIGNLQTGMDRVTRVFQLICEAAKA; the protein is encoded by the coding sequence ATGGAACAAGCTCTATCCGATCATGCTGACATGACGGACATGGAATTCCGTGCAGCGCTCGCGAGGGTCACTGAGTGGGTTTCCGCCTACAGAAAAAACGTTGGCTCCATGCCTGTTTTGTCCAGAATATCTCAAGGAGAGGTTGAAAGAGCGTTACCACCCGAGGCACCTCGGTTCGGAGAGCCGGTCGAGATGTGGCTCAAGGATCTTGAGGAGATCATACTGCCGGGCATAACTCATTGGAATCACCCTGGTTTCATGGCTTATTTCGGGATCACGGGATCCGCTCCCGGCATTCTTGGCGAACTGGTGAGCGGGGCCATCAACAGCAACGGCATGCTCTGGAAAACCTGCCCGGCGCTCACAGAATTGGAACAGGTGGTGATGCGCTGGTTTGCGTCTGCAATCGGCCTTCCTGCCGCATGGTTCGGGATGATCACCGACACGGCCTCCACTTCCACACTGGTGGCACTGGCGGCGGCGCGCGAAGCGACGGGCCTCCAGGTGCGAGAAGACGGGCTCTCGGGAAAACCCCCTCTGGTTCTCTACTGCTCAGAGGAGGCGCATTCTTCCGTCGACAAGGCAGGTCTCGTACTGGGCGTCGGGATGCAAGGGATTCGGCGCATCCCCGGCGACAGCGCGTTCCGGATGCAGGTCGACGCGCTCGAGGCCGCAATTCAAAAGGATCTCGCAGAGAGACGACATCCGTTTGCGGTCGTGGCGACTGTCGGGACCACATCAGCGACCGCCGTAGATCCTGTAACCGAAATTGCAGCTCTCTGCCGTCGCTTCCGCCTCTGGCTTCATGTGGATGCCGCCTACGCGGGGAGTTCGGCCGTGGCGCCGGAGTTCCGCTGGGTGCTGCACGGGTGCGAGCGGGCCGACTCACTGGTCGTGAATCCCCACAAATGGCTGTTTACGCCGGTCGATTGCTCGGTGCTCTTCACCAGCCGGCCGGAGATATTTCGAAATGCCTTTTCGCTTGTGCCTGAATATCTGAAGACGGATGCCCGCGGCGGCGTCGATCTCATGGACTATTCCTTCCAGCTGGGCAGACGGTTCCGGGCCATCAAGCTCTGGTTCGTTTTCCGCTATTTCGGCACGGAGGGCCTGGCGGCCCGGATTCGCGAGCATGTGCGGCTGGCGCAAATGCTCGCCTCATGGGTCGACGCGCATCCTGTCCTGGAGCGGCTTGCGCCCTCGCCTTTTTCGGTAGTGTGCTTCCGCGTCCATCCCCCGGACATGAACGATGAGGACGCACTGGAAAATCTGAATGCCGATGTGCTTGCGCGCGTCAACGCCAGCGGCGAAGTATTCTTATCCCATACCAGGCTGAAGGGGCGCTACTGCCTGCGCGTGGCGATCGGCAACCTGCAGACCGGCATGGATCGGGTAACACGTGTTTTCCAATTGATCTGTGAAGCTGCGAAAGCTTAG